Proteins from a genomic interval of Nocardioides jishulii:
- a CDS encoding SDR family NAD(P)-dependent oxidoreductase: MNHPAQSLFDVSGKVVVVTGGSRGIGRGIAEGFVRAGAKVYICSRKAEECEKTAAELSAFGECHGFAANLGNVEGARAFAATLAERESQVDVLVNNAGNIWVETLADYPESGWDKVYDLNVKGVFFLVQAMMPLLEASATHEDPARIITIGSIDAFHVPEHETYAYSSSKAAVHMLTRHLALKLADKHMTANVIAPGRYRSQMLENAIELEGADEMLAPIPLKRFAEGPDLAGAAIYLASRAGSFVTGAMLPVDGGHATTL; this comes from the coding sequence GTGAACCACCCCGCACAGTCCCTCTTCGACGTCTCGGGCAAGGTCGTCGTCGTCACCGGAGGCAGCCGTGGCATCGGCCGCGGCATCGCCGAGGGCTTCGTCCGCGCCGGCGCCAAGGTCTACATCTGCTCGCGCAAGGCCGAGGAGTGCGAGAAGACCGCCGCCGAGCTCTCCGCCTTCGGGGAGTGCCACGGCTTCGCGGCCAACCTCGGCAACGTCGAGGGCGCCCGCGCGTTCGCCGCCACGCTGGCCGAGCGCGAGTCGCAGGTCGACGTACTGGTCAACAACGCCGGCAACATCTGGGTCGAGACCCTCGCCGACTACCCCGAGTCGGGCTGGGACAAGGTCTACGACCTCAACGTGAAGGGCGTCTTCTTCCTGGTGCAGGCGATGATGCCGCTCCTCGAGGCCTCCGCGACCCACGAGGACCCGGCGCGGATCATCACCATCGGGTCGATCGACGCCTTCCACGTGCCCGAGCACGAGACCTACGCCTACTCCTCCTCGAAGGCGGCGGTGCACATGCTCACCCGGCACCTGGCGCTCAAGCTGGCCGACAAGCACATGACCGCCAACGTCATCGCGCCCGGCCGCTACCGCAGCCAGATGCTGGAGAACGCGATCGAGCTCGAGGGTGCCGACGAGATGCTCGCTCCCATCCCGCTCAAGCGGTTCGCCGAGGGGCCGGACCTCGCCGGCGCGGCGATCTACCTCGCCTCACGGGCCGGGTCGTTCGTGACCGGGGCGATGCTGCCGGTCGACGGCGGCCACGCCACCACCCTCTGA
- a CDS encoding SDR family NAD(P)-dependent oxidoreductase — protein sequence MSARRVLVTGAASGIGAHAAATLAERGWEVVRSDRRPGDGVVELDVTEAGAWTQVVAEHGPFDGLVNAAGIRERARLLDLTPEQWDRTVAVNLTGAFLGTQAVGRALVEAGRGGSIVHVASVNSETPVAGQPHYCASKAGVAMLTRAAALELARHGIRVNAVAPGAIRTPMIQDRIDEGQEEALVKRIPRRRLGEPADITEAISYLLSDAADYVTGVLLPVDGGFLLN from the coding sequence GTGAGTGCCCGTCGCGTCCTGGTCACCGGCGCCGCCTCCGGGATCGGCGCCCACGCAGCCGCGACGCTGGCTGAGCGTGGCTGGGAGGTCGTCCGCAGCGACCGTCGCCCCGGCGACGGGGTCGTGGAGCTCGACGTCACCGAGGCAGGTGCCTGGACGCAGGTGGTCGCCGAGCACGGGCCCTTCGACGGCCTGGTCAACGCTGCGGGCATCCGCGAGCGCGCCCGGCTGCTGGACCTGACGCCCGAGCAGTGGGACCGCACCGTCGCGGTCAACCTCACCGGCGCCTTCCTGGGCACCCAGGCCGTGGGCCGCGCGCTGGTCGAGGCGGGTCGCGGCGGCAGCATCGTCCACGTCGCCTCGGTCAACTCCGAGACCCCGGTCGCCGGGCAGCCCCACTACTGCGCCTCCAAGGCAGGCGTCGCGATGCTCACCCGGGCTGCTGCGCTCGAGCTGGCACGGCACGGCATCCGGGTCAACGCGGTCGCCCCCGGCGCGATCCGGACACCGATGATCCAGGACCGGATCGACGAGGGCCAGGAGGAGGCACTGGTCAAGCGGATCCCCCGCCGCCGGCTCGGAGAGCCCGCCGACATCACCGAAGCCATCTCCTACCTCCTGTCCGACGCCGCCGACTACGTCACCGGGGTGCTGCTCCCCGTCGACGGCGGCTTCCTGCTCAACTGA
- a CDS encoding CoA transferase, with translation MTHLTSPSARQDRPLSGLRVLECSSFVAGPSGCLTLGMLGADVVKVDPLGGPADINRWPLSERTGQSLFWSSLNRGKRSVAVDLRSEEGREIVMALATLPGPDGGLVVDNLVGRPWLTHEALTARRADAIQVHIQGYNDGRPAVDYTVNAEIGVPQMTGPAGSADPVNHVVPAWDLLTGMTAVTGLLAALRKRDRTGEGTYVSLALADVALAGVASMGWLAEAVEQGDRPRHGNHLFGAFGTDFATCDGHRVMVVALTVRQWRNLVSVTGTERVFTALEEAAEVDLSLETDRFRMRETIAAVMRPWFAARTVDQVTQELDDAHVLWSRYRPMTETVALLAADPERSVVTDVEQPGIGTMTSARLPLRLDDAWTDPRPAPRFGQDTDQVLSELLGLSDAELGRLHDRGLVAGS, from the coding sequence ATGACGCACCTCACCAGCCCCTCCGCGCGACAGGACCGACCGCTCTCCGGGCTCCGCGTGCTCGAGTGCTCCAGCTTCGTGGCGGGCCCCTCCGGCTGCCTCACCCTCGGGATGCTCGGTGCCGACGTGGTCAAGGTCGACCCCCTCGGCGGACCCGCCGACATCAACCGCTGGCCCCTCTCCGAACGCACCGGTCAGAGCCTCTTCTGGTCGTCGCTCAACCGCGGCAAGCGCTCGGTCGCCGTCGACCTGCGCTCCGAGGAGGGCCGCGAGATCGTGATGGCACTGGCCACCCTCCCCGGCCCCGACGGCGGACTCGTCGTGGACAACCTGGTGGGTCGCCCCTGGCTCACCCACGAAGCCCTCACCGCACGCCGCGCCGACGCCATCCAGGTGCACATCCAGGGCTACAACGACGGTCGGCCCGCGGTGGACTACACCGTCAACGCCGAGATCGGCGTGCCCCAGATGACCGGACCGGCCGGGTCGGCCGACCCCGTCAACCACGTGGTGCCCGCGTGGGACCTGCTCACCGGCATGACGGCGGTCACCGGCCTCCTCGCAGCGCTGCGCAAGCGTGACCGCACCGGGGAGGGGACGTACGTCTCCCTCGCCCTCGCCGACGTCGCCCTCGCCGGGGTCGCGTCGATGGGATGGCTGGCCGAGGCGGTCGAGCAGGGTGACCGGCCGCGTCACGGCAACCACCTCTTCGGGGCCTTCGGCACCGACTTCGCCACCTGCGACGGCCACCGCGTGATGGTGGTGGCGCTGACGGTGCGCCAGTGGCGCAACCTGGTCAGCGTGACCGGCACCGAGCGCGTCTTCACCGCACTGGAGGAGGCCGCCGAGGTCGACCTGTCCCTGGAGACCGACCGCTTCCGGATGCGCGAGACGATCGCGGCCGTGATGCGCCCGTGGTTCGCCGCCCGCACCGTCGACCAGGTCACCCAGGAGCTGGACGACGCCCACGTGCTGTGGAGCCGCTACCGCCCGATGACCGAGACAGTGGCGCTGCTGGCCGCGGACCCCGAGCGCAGCGTGGTGACCGACGTCGAGCAGCCGGGCATCGGCACCATGACCTCGGCCCGCCTGCCGCTGCGCCTCGACGACGCATGGACCGACCCCCGGCCGGCCCCGCGCTTCGGCCAGGACACCGACCAGGTCCTCTCGGAGCTGCTCGGCCTCTCCGACGCCGAGCTCGGCCGGCTCCACGACCGCGGCCTCGTCGCCGGCTCCTGA
- a CDS encoding acetate--CoA ligase family protein — MSAAAAERADVRSVADLYLEPRSIVVLGASSDPAKLSGRPLDYLKRFGYAGDLYAVNPRRDTVQGVPAYPSVADVPGPVDLAVVVVPADKVPDAIEECAAAGVRAATIFASGFSEAPDGVGVEAQERIARAVASSDIRVLGPNCLGSFSLPQKAFATFSTAFDVPGEIPDSPIALVSQSGAVGTFTYSTMTSLGLGVRHFVNTGNEVDVSVVEVLDALVDRDDVDLLLGHLEGFADPIALDRLCARARAAGKPLVLLKAGRTSAGDRAIGAHTGSTGGDDAKFNAILEAHGALRARSMEEMADLAQLLVTGRRAGGPRLSIVTQSGGAGALTTDVAVDLGLVVEPMADASRAEVAALLPFFASTANPLDLTGALINDPSILDRTLEITLASDETDVLLVVLGNSDAAAKELVEICVKHHDATTKPFVVAWTGGTGQARADLLAAGVPTYAEPVRATEAVARLVALSRD; from the coding sequence GTGAGCGCAGCGGCGGCGGAGCGCGCCGACGTGCGCAGCGTTGCCGACCTCTACCTCGAGCCGCGCAGCATCGTCGTGCTCGGCGCCTCCTCCGACCCGGCCAAGCTCTCGGGCCGCCCGCTCGACTACCTGAAGAGGTTCGGCTACGCCGGCGACCTGTACGCGGTGAACCCCCGCCGAGACACCGTGCAGGGAGTGCCTGCCTACCCGTCCGTGGCCGACGTGCCCGGACCGGTCGACCTGGCCGTCGTCGTGGTGCCCGCCGACAAGGTCCCCGACGCCATCGAGGAGTGCGCGGCAGCGGGGGTACGCGCCGCCACGATCTTCGCCTCCGGCTTCTCCGAGGCCCCCGACGGCGTGGGCGTCGAGGCCCAGGAGCGCATCGCCAGGGCTGTCGCGAGCAGCGACATCCGGGTGCTCGGGCCCAACTGCCTGGGCTCGTTCTCCCTGCCGCAGAAGGCGTTCGCGACCTTCTCGACGGCCTTCGACGTGCCCGGTGAGATCCCGGACTCGCCGATCGCGCTCGTCTCCCAGAGCGGCGCCGTGGGCACCTTCACCTACAGCACCATGACCTCCCTGGGCCTGGGGGTGCGCCACTTCGTCAACACCGGCAACGAGGTCGACGTCTCTGTCGTCGAGGTGCTCGACGCGCTGGTCGACCGCGACGACGTCGACCTGCTGCTGGGCCACCTCGAAGGATTCGCCGACCCGATCGCCCTCGACCGACTCTGTGCCCGGGCGCGGGCGGCCGGCAAGCCGCTCGTGCTGCTCAAGGCGGGACGTACGTCGGCGGGCGACCGCGCCATCGGCGCGCACACCGGCAGCACCGGCGGCGACGACGCCAAGTTCAACGCGATCCTCGAGGCGCACGGGGCGCTGCGGGCCCGCAGCATGGAGGAGATGGCCGACCTGGCCCAGCTGCTGGTCACCGGCCGTCGCGCCGGCGGTCCGCGGCTCAGCATCGTCACCCAGAGTGGCGGTGCCGGCGCCCTGACCACCGACGTCGCGGTCGACCTGGGTCTGGTCGTCGAGCCGATGGCCGACGCTTCGCGGGCCGAGGTGGCGGCGCTGCTGCCCTTCTTCGCCTCCACGGCCAACCCGCTGGACCTCACCGGCGCCTTGATCAACGACCCGTCGATCCTGGACCGGACGCTCGAGATCACGCTGGCCAGCGACGAGACCGACGTGCTGCTGGTCGTGCTGGGCAACTCGGACGCCGCGGCCAAGGAGCTGGTGGAGATCTGCGTGAAGCACCATGACGCGACCACGAAGCCCTTCGTCGTCGCCTGGACCGGCGGCACCGGCCAGGCGCGCGCGGACCTGCTCGCCGCGGGGGTGCCGACCTACGCCGAGCCCGTGCGCGCCACGGAGGCGGTGGCCCGGTTGGTCGCGCTCAGTCGCGACTGA
- a CDS encoding ABC transporter substrate-binding protein — MSPLSRTHPLVRRLALATTALALVTTAACGGDDASDAKPPTTGDAEWDAVVEAAYEEGRVNVYNAASEQQNKRLTEAFKEKYPGIKLSITRGATELPERVSAQLNSGSDGADVLMYSDPNWFVEHADDLTPVEGPSVEGWKEDWWAVPDKAIQVTALPWSMIVWNTDKFPDGFTTYDDLLDPSVKGKLGTRSEVSPSVAGYLEHLETELGTDYLEGIADQDPKFYPSGVPLMQAVGSGEIGVANLGVPATIAELQSNGAPIDFTFAEPGFAYTHGAAAFSEAKRPHAGRVFIDFVMSEEGQAAYNGDGQGGAGRDGVDGALDLEDYAMLDTEKFTRPEVLAEWNRKFDGYFK, encoded by the coding sequence ATGTCCCCGCTCTCCCGGACCCACCCGCTCGTCCGTCGCCTGGCCCTGGCGACGACAGCGCTCGCCCTCGTCACGACCGCCGCCTGCGGCGGGGACGACGCATCCGACGCGAAGCCGCCGACCACCGGCGACGCCGAGTGGGACGCCGTCGTGGAGGCGGCGTACGAGGAAGGCCGTGTGAACGTCTACAACGCAGCCTCGGAGCAGCAGAACAAGCGCCTGACCGAGGCGTTCAAGGAGAAGTACCCCGGCATCAAGCTCTCGATCACCCGGGGCGCCACCGAGCTGCCCGAGCGGGTCTCGGCGCAGCTCAACAGCGGCTCCGACGGCGCCGACGTGCTGATGTACAGCGACCCCAACTGGTTCGTCGAGCACGCCGACGACCTCACTCCCGTCGAGGGACCGAGCGTCGAGGGCTGGAAGGAGGACTGGTGGGCCGTGCCCGACAAGGCCATCCAGGTCACCGCCCTGCCGTGGAGCATGATCGTGTGGAACACCGACAAGTTCCCCGACGGCTTCACGACGTACGACGACCTGCTCGACCCGTCGGTCAAGGGCAAGCTGGGCACCCGCTCCGAGGTCTCCCCGTCGGTGGCCGGCTACCTGGAGCACCTCGAGACCGAGCTCGGCACCGACTACCTCGAGGGGATCGCCGACCAGGACCCGAAGTTCTACCCCTCCGGCGTGCCGCTGATGCAGGCCGTGGGCTCGGGTGAGATCGGCGTCGCCAACCTGGGCGTGCCCGCCACCATTGCCGAGCTGCAGTCCAACGGTGCTCCCATCGACTTCACCTTCGCCGAGCCCGGCTTCGCCTACACCCACGGCGCCGCCGCCTTCAGCGAGGCGAAGCGCCCCCACGCGGGACGGGTCTTCATCGACTTCGTGATGTCGGAGGAGGGCCAGGCCGCCTACAACGGTGACGGCCAGGGCGGCGCAGGCCGCGACGGCGTCGACGGAGCGCTCGACTTGGAGGACTACGCGATGCTCGACACCGAGAAGTTCACCCGCCCCGAGGTCCTGGCCGAGTGGAACCGCAAGTTCGACGGGTACTTCAAGTGA
- a CDS encoding MmgE/PrpD family protein yields MSTHIQKFAEFAHRSASAQLPDEVVEESKRIILDTVGCALAATDNPAGVAGVEYARVLGGERDEASIIGVPMRTSVHGAAFANAELMNALDFDPVSLPGHVAPYVVPVALALGETHRSSGAMAVNAVAVCHEMSHRLAGAMDRNRDVKDGRAQTAEVLGYASTVFGITATAAMMKEMSSERIADALGIAGATSPVNGHRAWLMHAPSTTIKNSLMPGGVAMTAMTAAWMAELGHRGDPLLLDDAEFGYPRFIGTSRWEPSELTTGLGAQWRFRAGSQFKPYPHCRVPHALFDALIEVVRDNGLAPEEIESITAWGEEWAGQFPTFMADHMDRTFDAQFTFVHGLAIAAHLVPPGRQWHDPAVVESRSVLELKDRIVWKNHPGWAEAVSKDPSARPSRVEVVARGTTFVGERTHARGSTSADPATQLTTEELVTKFRHNAAGVISDHATDAVVEALLHLEEVDDLRPVMDLLRPTD; encoded by the coding sequence GTGTCCACGCACATCCAGAAGTTCGCGGAGTTCGCCCACCGCAGTGCGTCGGCGCAGCTGCCCGACGAGGTGGTGGAGGAGTCGAAGCGGATCATCCTCGACACCGTCGGGTGTGCCCTCGCGGCGACGGACAACCCGGCTGGCGTGGCGGGCGTCGAGTACGCGCGCGTGCTCGGCGGCGAACGCGACGAGGCGAGCATCATCGGTGTGCCCATGCGTACGTCCGTGCACGGCGCGGCCTTCGCCAACGCGGAGCTGATGAACGCGTTGGACTTCGACCCCGTCTCCCTGCCCGGTCACGTAGCGCCGTACGTGGTCCCGGTGGCGCTGGCGTTGGGCGAGACGCACCGGTCGTCCGGGGCCATGGCGGTCAACGCGGTGGCCGTGTGCCACGAGATGTCCCACCGGTTGGCCGGGGCGATGGACCGCAACCGCGACGTCAAGGACGGGCGTGCGCAGACCGCGGAGGTGCTCGGCTACGCCAGCACCGTCTTCGGCATCACCGCGACGGCGGCCATGATGAAGGAGATGTCGTCCGAGCGCATCGCCGACGCCCTCGGCATCGCCGGTGCCACCTCGCCGGTCAACGGGCACCGCGCCTGGCTGATGCACGCGCCCAGCACCACCATCAAGAACAGCCTGATGCCGGGGGGCGTGGCGATGACCGCGATGACCGCGGCCTGGATGGCGGAGCTGGGGCACCGGGGTGACCCGTTGCTCCTGGACGACGCCGAGTTCGGCTATCCGCGGTTCATCGGCACCAGCCGCTGGGAGCCCTCGGAGCTGACGACGGGCCTGGGCGCGCAGTGGCGCTTCCGGGCGGGGTCGCAGTTCAAGCCCTACCCGCACTGCCGGGTGCCGCACGCCCTCTTCGACGCCCTCATCGAGGTGGTGCGTGACAACGGGCTCGCACCTGAGGAGATCGAGTCGATCACGGCGTGGGGAGAGGAGTGGGCCGGGCAGTTCCCGACCTTCATGGCCGATCACATGGATCGCACCTTCGACGCACAGTTCACGTTCGTCCACGGACTCGCGATCGCGGCACACCTCGTCCCGCCGGGCCGCCAGTGGCACGACCCCGCGGTGGTGGAGAGCCGCTCCGTCCTGGAGCTCAAGGACCGCATCGTCTGGAAGAACCACCCCGGGTGGGCCGAGGCGGTCTCGAAGGACCCGTCGGCGCGTCCGTCCCGGGTGGAGGTGGTGGCGCGCGGCACGACGTTCGTGGGTGAGCGCACGCATGCCCGGGGCAGCACGTCGGCGGACCCGGCCACGCAGCTGACGACGGAGGAGCTGGTCACCAAGTTCCGCCACAACGCCGCGGGCGTGATCAGCGACCACGCCACCGACGCGGTGGTGGAGGCCCTGCTCCACCTGGAGGAGGTCGACGACCTGCGACCGGTGATGGACCTGCTCCGTCCCACCGACTGA
- a CDS encoding enoyl-CoA hydratase/isomerase family protein: MIEKYQEQFSRLKFESNQPGVLEVIFSGPNLNAVDEATHSEIPAVWPVIDSDPEVRAVIVRGEGKAFSAGGDFGLIDKQIEDYEFRMRIMRESKELFYNLVNCSKPIISAIHGPAVGAGLVVALMADISIAAHDARIIDGHTRLGVAAGDHAVVWALFCGIPKAKYLLLTCKEISGQAAEQAGLVSLSVPKEELLDTAREVAGGLAEGAQEAIRWTKYSLNEWYRQNSAIFDVGLGLEFMGFGGPDVVEGVASHRERRKPVFTGVPQ, encoded by the coding sequence GTGATCGAGAAGTACCAGGAGCAGTTCTCGCGACTGAAGTTCGAGAGCAACCAGCCCGGAGTCCTCGAGGTCATCTTCAGTGGCCCGAACCTCAACGCGGTCGACGAGGCGACGCACTCCGAGATCCCCGCCGTCTGGCCGGTGATCGACTCCGATCCGGAGGTGCGAGCGGTGATCGTGCGTGGTGAGGGCAAGGCGTTCTCGGCCGGCGGTGACTTCGGGCTGATCGACAAGCAGATCGAGGACTACGAGTTCCGGATGCGGATCATGCGCGAGTCCAAGGAGCTCTTCTACAACCTGGTCAACTGCTCGAAGCCGATCATCTCCGCGATCCACGGGCCGGCGGTGGGCGCCGGTCTGGTGGTCGCCCTGATGGCCGACATCTCGATCGCGGCCCACGACGCGCGGATCATCGACGGCCACACCCGCCTCGGCGTCGCCGCCGGTGACCACGCCGTCGTGTGGGCGCTCTTCTGTGGCATCCCGAAGGCCAAGTACCTGCTGCTGACCTGCAAGGAGATCTCCGGCCAGGCCGCCGAGCAGGCGGGTCTGGTGTCGCTGTCGGTGCCGAAGGAGGAGCTCCTCGACACCGCCCGTGAGGTGGCGGGCGGTCTGGCCGAGGGCGCCCAGGAGGCGATCCGGTGGACGAAGTACTCGCTCAACGAGTGGTACCGCCAGAACAGCGCGATCTTCGACGTGGGCCTGGGCCTGGAGTTCATGGGCTTCGGTGGCCCGGACGTGGTCGAGGGTGTGGCCTCGCACCGTGAGCGCCGCAAGCCGGTCTTCACCGGGGTGCCCCAGTGA
- a CDS encoding nuclear transport factor 2 family protein has product MSDVLTPDVVARVQELLDKEEIRQVMYAYARGTDRCQADLVRDAYHPDAWDDHGNFSGGREHVVETIMSRGATAPVSMHHLGNVLIELLGDTAHVETYFVAHQVLERDGRSFTRMRAGRYLDLFERRDGRWRIAHRRVVDDWSRLDEVVATAPSVTDDCARSTRGTDDPSFALSDFTHVFRPTTPHPQESP; this is encoded by the coding sequence GTGAGCGACGTGCTCACCCCTGACGTGGTGGCACGGGTGCAGGAGCTGCTCGACAAGGAGGAGATCCGGCAGGTGATGTACGCCTACGCGCGCGGCACCGACCGGTGCCAGGCCGACCTCGTTCGCGACGCCTACCACCCGGACGCCTGGGACGACCACGGCAACTTCTCCGGAGGACGCGAGCACGTGGTCGAGACCATCATGTCGCGTGGAGCGACGGCGCCGGTCTCCATGCACCACCTCGGCAACGTCCTGATCGAGCTGCTCGGCGACACCGCCCACGTCGAGACCTACTTCGTGGCGCACCAGGTCCTGGAGCGGGACGGACGCAGCTTCACCCGCATGCGGGCGGGCCGCTACCTCGACCTCTTCGAGCGCCGGGACGGGCGCTGGCGCATCGCCCACCGCCGCGTCGTCGACGACTGGAGCAGGCTCGACGAAGTGGTGGCCACCGCCCCGAGCGTCACCGACGACTGCGCCAGGAGCACGCGCGGCACCGACGACCCGTCGTTCGCCCTGAGCGACTTCACCCACGTCTTCCGCCCCACCACCCCCCACCCCCAGGAGTCACCGTGA
- a CDS encoding SDR family NAD(P)-dependent oxidoreductase: MTQHESPRPTGRYAGKVAVVTGAGSGIGRAITEGLLTEGATVVANDVAPDALAALGEWATRVGSAERLTGVVADVAVPETAATLVEAATAAGHGRLDALFNHAGVGSATPALEIGEEEWSRVMAINVDAVRRLAVAAGRVMVDQGGGAILNTASVAGTHGLPGRLGYVASKHAVVGITRALAVEWGPLGVRVNAICPGLTETGMSQKLKRTNPEYWAAREAVVPLRRSGLPEEQAAMALFLNSDDAAYVSGLVAEVDGGAHALYSGYTVTRPQT, translated from the coding sequence GTGACCCAGCACGAGAGCCCCCGACCCACCGGCCGGTACGCCGGCAAGGTCGCCGTCGTGACCGGCGCCGGCTCCGGCATCGGCCGGGCCATCACCGAGGGACTGCTCACCGAGGGCGCCACCGTCGTGGCCAACGACGTGGCGCCCGACGCCCTGGCCGCGTTGGGCGAGTGGGCCACCCGGGTCGGCAGCGCCGAACGACTCACCGGCGTCGTCGCCGACGTGGCGGTCCCCGAGACGGCCGCGACCCTGGTCGAGGCCGCGACCGCCGCCGGGCACGGTCGCCTCGACGCACTCTTCAACCATGCCGGCGTCGGGTCGGCCACCCCGGCCCTGGAGATCGGCGAGGAGGAGTGGAGCCGGGTCATGGCGATCAACGTCGACGCCGTGCGGCGGCTCGCCGTCGCCGCAGGCCGGGTCATGGTCGACCAGGGCGGTGGGGCGATCCTCAACACCGCCTCGGTCGCGGGCACCCACGGCCTGCCGGGACGACTTGGTTACGTCGCCTCCAAGCACGCCGTCGTGGGCATCACCCGCGCCCTCGCGGTCGAGTGGGGACCACTCGGCGTACGGGTCAACGCCATCTGTCCCGGGCTCACCGAGACGGGCATGAGCCAGAAGCTGAAGCGCACCAACCCCGAGTACTGGGCGGCGCGTGAGGCGGTCGTCCCGCTGCGACGCTCCGGGCTCCCCGAGGAGCAGGCGGCGATGGCGCTCTTCCTCAACTCCGACGACGCGGCGTACGTCTCCGGCCTGGTCGCCGAGGTCGACGGCGGCGCGCACGCGCTCTACTCGGGATACACGGTGACTCGCCCCCAGACCTGA
- a CDS encoding MmgE/PrpD family protein, with product MSRTLVEQLADFAASTTVETLPAEVVEDSKRVLLDSLGCAVVGLEVPKGSIGVEMGRVMGGPTGEATVFGTAHRTSPYGAAFANAETINALDFDTVLPPGHVAPYVLPGVLAVAEADGATGRSLTAAIAVSHEISYRFGRSMDYLRTPAGEKMEIPAVLGFTATVFGAAAAVAMVQGQGAEGLADTLGIAGAVTPVNSYRTWMENVPNSTIKYSMPGPVTQAGLNAAYAAQLGHTGDRMMLDDAEFGYARFIGTKRWEPAHLVDGLGEVWGFPGAHSYKPYPHCRVGHTPLDALRDLVREHDLAPHEIDAIRCWGEAWVERPVWLLNDVQHPHEAQFSIAHGLAVGAHMIEPGPAWQSPETLRDPSVLALMEKVTFAPHPDYVDALTSNPSSRPTRIEVDARGETFSADRTVPKGSPSDDPQVRMTTEEVIEKFRTNCAGRLAPASVDALVEGIMHLEEVDDVRGLLRHGGTSA from the coding sequence ATGAGCAGGACCCTGGTCGAGCAGCTGGCCGACTTCGCCGCCTCGACGACCGTGGAGACGTTGCCGGCGGAGGTGGTGGAGGACTCCAAGCGCGTCCTCCTCGACTCCCTGGGCTGCGCGGTCGTCGGTCTCGAGGTGCCCAAGGGCAGCATCGGCGTGGAGATGGGCCGCGTCATGGGCGGTCCGACGGGGGAGGCCACGGTCTTCGGCACCGCGCACCGCACCAGCCCCTACGGCGCCGCCTTCGCGAACGCGGAGACGATCAACGCCCTGGACTTCGACACCGTCCTGCCGCCCGGCCACGTCGCGCCGTACGTCCTTCCGGGCGTCCTCGCGGTGGCCGAGGCCGACGGGGCCACCGGTCGCTCGCTGACCGCGGCGATCGCGGTCTCCCACGAGATCTCCTACCGCTTCGGCCGCTCGATGGACTACCTGCGCACGCCGGCGGGCGAGAAGATGGAGATCCCCGCCGTGCTGGGGTTCACCGCCACCGTCTTCGGGGCTGCCGCCGCCGTCGCGATGGTGCAGGGCCAGGGCGCGGAGGGGCTCGCCGACACCCTCGGCATCGCCGGTGCCGTGACCCCGGTGAACTCCTACCGGACGTGGATGGAGAACGTTCCGAACTCGACGATCAAGTACTCGATGCCCGGACCCGTCACCCAGGCCGGCCTCAACGCCGCGTACGCCGCCCAGCTCGGCCACACCGGCGACCGGATGATGCTCGACGACGCGGAGTTCGGCTACGCCCGCTTCATCGGCACGAAGCGCTGGGAGCCCGCGCACCTGGTCGACGGGCTGGGCGAGGTCTGGGGCTTCCCGGGAGCGCACAGCTACAAGCCCTACCCACACTGCCGCGTGGGCCACACGCCCCTCGACGCGCTGCGCGACCTGGTGCGTGAGCATGACCTGGCCCCGCACGAGATCGACGCCATCCGCTGCTGGGGCGAGGCCTGGGTGGAGCGTCCGGTGTGGCTGCTCAATGACGTCCAGCACCCGCACGAGGCGCAGTTCAGCATCGCCCACGGCCTGGCCGTCGGCGCCCACATGATCGAGCCCGGTCCCGCGTGGCAGAGCCCCGAGACGCTGCGGGACCCGTCGGTGCTGGCGCTCATGGAGAAGGTCACCTTCGCGCCGCACCCCGACTACGTCGACGCTCTCACCAGCAACCCCTCGAGCCGACCCACCCGGATCGAGGTCGACGCCCGCGGGGAGACCTTCTCCGCCGACCGCACCGTGCCCAAGGGCAGCCCCTCCGACGACCCGCAGGTGCGCATGACCACCGAGGAGGTCATCGAGAAGTTCCGCACCAACTGCGCCGGGCGTCTCGCCCCGGCCTCCGTCGATGCGTTGGTCGAGGGAATCATGCACCTCGAGGAGGTCGACGACGTCCGTGGCCTGCTGCGTCACGGGGGGACGTCGGCGTGA
- a CDS encoding MaoC/PaaZ C-terminal domain-containing protein, translating to MPPSWVRLSLNLAHVHHDEYSQPAGRLVYGGHTIGLALAQVTRTLPQLLTVAGWHGCDHTGPVREGDTLVSRIQVEGVREVSGLRVADLRVLVKARGRDEDRDVLDWRPVVVLR from the coding sequence GTGCCCCCGAGCTGGGTGCGACTGAGCCTCAACCTGGCGCACGTGCACCACGACGAGTACAGCCAGCCCGCCGGACGGCTGGTCTACGGCGGCCACACGATCGGGCTGGCCCTGGCGCAGGTGACCCGCACCCTGCCGCAGCTGCTGACGGTGGCCGGCTGGCACGGCTGCGACCACACCGGGCCGGTGCGCGAGGGCGACACCCTGGTCTCGCGGATCCAGGTGGAGGGCGTACGCGAGGTCTCCGGCCTCCGCGTCGCCGACCTGCGCGTGCTGGTCAAGGCCCGCGGTCGCGACGAGGACCGCGACGTCCTCGACTGGCGTCCGGTCGTCGTCCTGCGCTGA